From Choristoneura fumiferana chromosome 7, NRCan_CFum_1, whole genome shotgun sequence, the proteins below share one genomic window:
- the Ork1 gene encoding open rectifier K[+] channel 1, translating to MMSKKQLACMLALHIVYLLVGASIFYHIESPVEVLQRAEEKLERLEIQNLLYENYIPNDPDKQDSILRKLSDYCGKSMFNYTTEDADPPFKWDFYHSFFFSYTVVSTIGYGNLAPTTHLSRILMIFYGLFGIPINGILLANLGEYFGIQLISVYRKYKRRNAKRANNIGYFFHNLGMLGQIFLYLIPGFLFFIFLPACIFMVFEGWDYVASVYYAFVTLTTIGFGDLVAGTINNGFANGYFIAYQIFLIFWITFGLGYIVMLLGFITSGMRSESVHRLEQKFANQFKSTQNRILQGFTRDMAVIRKIINEANVIKLKPVYVDTAPRLVRSVSCPNLTFDVEPRGPITKRRRANSENIYLSSRDILRIQSDTDLLGIDKDKTFSASAIVKPAELLARVVNVLGGFEPQQQERGIHMFNDEEILASEKLPVFSIGQDIIKSSPKRTRACSVAVPNYKKDSVPTIDHDFTWTNGDTGDKFRREANIRTGKLSLPDGRIAVSPVSETPPKSILSKIFRKTSTAEDPAEYIKNSMKGRVSIAQGVNENVNTKPRRGSIFPTFDLHEEDDQAKAYREKTRKGRRSIFPTFDFSEDTNEDEASIKKYQQRKRHSIFPTFDFSEDADEDAGRAYREKTKSGRRSIFPSFDFSDPDEDLANEYKESTRRGRRSIFPTFNFSDPNNDNNDDTIDDREVQKYQNRTKKGRLSLFPTFGKSKKNEDEDMPDNSEEVLDYQKKTSRGRLSLLPTFGKNRSERPSSSNDQPSDLEASIREYQKQTNHGRKSLFSDDAENYKKATEDGRGSLFDSELERYKQKTKRGRGSMFDPDVNLSSLPQSEQVQVLEQTSVADLLRALAVLETTAPGSSSATDSTGILELLSQPQPAATRRRGSVRPDFVLPPIPTRPEPAETTESAGPRRRRISGRGNAPQFTPTLATVMAGAELQTTATAARESRMNMLTQPPPPYSETADEPLQPKVRRYSPAPPGPGRSSGPVPRLFSRIRKESVASIEEADSRRGSLTDVVIDNNKDDT from the exons ATCTACTGTACGAAAACTACATTCCGAACGACCCTGACAAGCAGGACAGCATACTCCGCAAGCTATCAGACTACTGCGGCAAGTCCATGTTCAACTACACCACAGAAGATGCCGATCCTCCCTTCAAATGGGACTTTTATCATTCCTTTTTCTTCTCCTACACTGTTGTTAGTACTATTG GTTACGGCAACTTGGCTCCGACTACACATCTTTCACGGATCCTCATGATCTTCTATGGTCTCTTCGGGATCCCTATCAATGgtatcttgcttgctaatctcGGTGAATACTTTGGAATACAG CTTATCAGtgtctatcgaaaatacaaaaggaGAAATGCAAAGCGAGCGAATAATATCGGATACTTTTTCCACAACCTTGGAATGCTGGGTCAAATCTTCCTCTACCTGATCCCTGGGTTCCTATTCTTCATCTTTCTACCCGCTTGCATCTTTATGGTCTTTGAAGGATGGGACTACGTCGCTTCCGTTTACTACGCCTTTGTTACGCTTACGACCATTGGTTTTGGAGATTTAGTTGcag GAACTATCAACAATGGTTTTGCAAATGGCTATTTTATCGcctatcaaatatttttaatattttggatcACTTTCGGGCTCGGCTACATCGTGATGCTGCTTGGTTTTATCACCAGCGGTATGAGATCCGAGTCAGTTCACCGATTGGAGCAGAAATTTGCAAACCAGTTCAAGTCGACGCAGAATAGGATCCTGCAAGGCTTCACACGAGACATGGCTGTGATAAGGAAGATTATTAATGAAGCCAACGTGATCAAACTAAAG CCGGTGTACGTAGACACTGCGCCGCGTCTTGTTCGAAGTGTCAGTTGTCCCAATTTGACATTTGATGTGGAACCAAGGGGCCCAATAACTAAGAGGAGAAGAGCAAATTCGGAGAATATCTACCTTTCCAGTAGAGATATACTCCGGATACAATCCGATACTGATTTACTTGGAATAGACAAGGACAAGACTTTCTCTGCGTCTGCTATCGTTAAGCCTGCCGAGTTATTAGCTAGAGTTGTCAATGTCTTGGGTGGATTTGAACCACAGCAACAAGAAAGAGGAATTCATATGTTTAATGACGAAGAGATTCTAGCAAGTGAAAAGCTTCCAGTATTCAGCATTGGCCAAGATATTATAAAAAGTTCACCAAAGAGAACCCGAGCTTGCAGTGTAGCAGTGCCAAATTATAAAAAGGACTCCGTGCCAACAATAGACCATGACTTCACGTGGACGAATGGGGACACAGGTGATAAGTTTAGGAGAGAAGCCAACATTAGGACAGGGAAATTGTCATTGCCAGATGGTCGTATTGCTGTATCTCCTGTTTCTGAAACACCACCAAAGAGTATTTTGTCCAAAATATTCAGAAAAACTAGTACAGCAGAAGATCCTGCTGAGTACATTAAAAATTCTATGAAAGGAAGAGTGAGTATCGCTCAAGGTGTTAATGAAAACGTCAATACTAAACCTAGACGGGGAAGTATATTCCCAACATTCGATTTACACGAAGAAGATGATCAAGCAAAAGCCTACAGAGAAAAGACCAGAAAAGGTCGACGTAGTATTTTCCCGACATTTGACTTTTCAGAAGATACCAACGAAGACGAAGCTTCGATCAAGAAATATCAACAAAGAAAGAGACACAGCATCTTCCCTACGTTCGACTTCAGTGAAGATGCTGACGAAGATGCCGGTAGAGCCTATAGAGAAAAGACAAAATCAGGAAGACGCAGTATATTTCCATCATTTGATTTTAGCGATCCGGATGAAGATTTAGCTAATGAGTACAAAGAAAGTACAAGGCGCGGGAGACGCAGCATTTTCCCGACTTTCAATTTCAGTGATCCTAACAATGACAACAATGACGATACAATAGATGACcgtgaagtacaaaaatatcaaaacagaACTAAGAAAGGAAGACTCAGTTTGTTCCCGACCTTCGGAAAGTCTAAGAAAAATGAAGACGAGGACATGCCAGATAATTCTGAAGAGGTGTTAGACTACCAGAAGAAAACAAGCCGTGGTCGTCTCAGCTTACTTCCAACATTTGGTAAAAACAGATCTGAACGCCCCAGCTCCTCTAATGATCAGCCAAGCGATCTTGAAGCTAGTATTCGAGAATACCAGAAACAAACTAATCACGGTcgtaaaagtttattttctgACGATgcagaaaattacaaaaaagctACTGAAGACGGACGCGGTAGCTTATTTGATAGTGAATTAGAGCgttacaaacaaaaaactaaacGGGGACGTGGCAGCATGTTTGACCCCGACGTAAACTTGTCTAGTCTTCCACAATCGGAACAAGTACAGGTACTAGAACAAACGAGTGTGGCTGATCTGCTACGAGCTTTGGCTGTGCTAGAGACTACTGCTCCTGGTAGTAGTAGTGCCACCGATTCTACAGGAATCTTAGAATTGCTTTCCCAGCCGCAGCCTGCTGCGACTCGGCGACGAGGTTCTGTTAGGCCAGACTTTGTGTTGCCTCCAATACCAACAAGACCCGAACCAGCCGAAACAACTGAGTCAGCTGGTCCTAGGAGAAGAAGAATATCTGGTAGAGGCAACGCCCCGCAGTTCACTCCTACTTTAGCTACTGTTATGGCTGGAGCTGAACTGCAGACAACTGCTACTGCAGCGAGAGAGTCTCGAATGAATATGCTAACTCAACCTCCTCCTCCTTACTCGGAGACTGCAGACGAACCTTTGCAGCCGAAAGTGAGGAGGTATTCCCCGGCCCCACCTGGGCCAGGAAGATCTAGTGGGCCAGTCCCAAGACTATTTTCTCGTATACGGAAAGAAAGTGTTGCCAGTATAGAAGAAGCAGACTCCAGGCGGGGTAGCCTCACAGATGTAGTGATTGATAATAACAAAGACGATACGTAA